In Solanum lycopersicum chromosome 5, SLM_r2.1, the following are encoded in one genomic region:
- the LOC101265024 gene encoding uncharacterized protein isoform X1, producing the protein MVLGLRLKHKKGASVQVEYVIQVDEIKPWPPSQSLKSVQSVLLQWENDGQNSGSVVSTVGDGTIEFKDSFTLSLTLCREKKAHDKFQKNFLDFYLYELRKDKTTRGQLLGTSVINLADFGLIEEVVSIYTPVSCKKSSKSSEQPALFVSIHPTERGSSSSSQIGVSREGDGQESVADSVNGRNEDDDEIASFTDDDESSHSSQNVAEAARFSPSQQGKVAHEFITDNVLRDNPERDILLGMDSAAMLMDSTSRSSRNVAPGLSSSISLNRENYVSNTTSLSKFSERSMTSIQKKSASQVAGSSSSLQSYGNKNVKASTSVTALEQQSLMYDVQEDNADKKGLPKDGIKLSAENGRVHRFASNTSYLDESNEDNTDPADSYSDRCQDFRDKPKGHTGSTILKDLHVDMVNGKGMELLEIDQDEGSLKEIPHFSEVKSGRKHSFLKGDTLNSNKVLGLQGSSITNGKSKHANRSGLPGNSQNLEKSAKQHVSEDARSNGKGNKPMNGSPDRKNEGKSRIETLEEELREAAVVEVSLYSVVAEHGSSAHKVHAPARRLSRFYVHACRAKSRAKQAGAARAAVSGLVLVSKACGNDVPRLTFWLSNSVMLRAIVSQAAGGRREDDRPYAESNMGKTSLNGRSLKKGNEVSFNKGVNDSLTEELSDWEDIETFMLALEQVEAWIFSRIVESVWWQTLTPHMQNTAANSGGRSMSSSVKKTYGRRSSLGDQEQGNFSIELWKKAFKDACERLCPVRAGGHECGCLPLPARLVMEQLVSRLDVAMFNAILRESAEEMPTDPVSDPIFDSKVLPIPAGKSSFGAGAQLKNAIGDWSRWLSTLFGIEENDASGDNEDKAPGPAKPFRLLNALSDLMMLPFEMLADPQTRKEVCPILGPTLISRVLSGFVPDEFCPTPVPPEVLRALDSEDAEDTPEESISTVPFTASPTTYLPPSVRSIKTFLGETGNQSFQRSSSSVLKKSYTSDDELDELDSPLSSIVADRFRGSPNLAKINLIAKGRGDRKVVRYQLLRQVWRAEEQ; encoded by the exons ATGGTTCTTGGTCTGAGGTTAAAGCACAAAAAGGGTGCTTCTGTTCAGGTGGAGTATGTTATTCAGGTAGATGAGATTAAGCCTTGGCCTCCATCACAGTCCCTTAAGTCTGTTCAATCTGTATTGCTTCAATGGGAAAATGATGGTCAGAACTCTGGTTCTGTTGTGTCTACTGTTGGGGATGGTACCATTGAATTCAAGGACTCTTTTACCCTTTCGTTAACTTTGTGTCGCGAAAAGAAGGCACATGACAAGTTCCAGAAGAATTTTTTGGACTTCTATTTATATGAGCTTCGTAAGGATAAGACGACGAGAGGACAACTCTTGGGGACATCAGTAATAAATCTTGCAGATTTTGGACTGATTGAGGAGGTTGTGTCTATTTACACTCCAGTCAGCTGCAAGAAGAGTTCTAAGAGCTCTGAGCAACCAGCTCTGTTTGTTAGCATACATCCTACTGAGAGGGGTAGCTCAAGTTCATCACAAATTGGTGTATCCAGAGAAGGGGATGGACAAGAATCCGTTGCAGATTCAGTGAATGGAAGaaatgaggatgatgatgagatTGCATCTTTCACTGATGATGATGAATCGTCACATTCATCGCAAAATGTTGCTGAGGCTGCAAGGTTTTCACCATCTCAGCAAGGAAAG GTTGCACATGAATTCATAACTGATAACGTGCTGAGGGACAATCCAGAACGTGATATACTTTTGGGAATGGACTCTGCAGCAATGCTCATGGATTCTACAAGTAGAAGTTCTAGAAATGTGGCTCCAGGGTTGTCAAGTagtatatctttaaacagagaAAATTATGTGAGTAACACCACTTCTTTGTCTAAATTTTCTGAAAGAAGTATGACATCAATACAGAAGAagtctgcttcccaagtagcagGATCCTCTTCCTCATTACAAAGTTATGGAAATAAAAACGTGAAGGCAAGCACCTCTGTGACAGCCCTCGAGCAGCAAAGTCTGATGTATGATGTTCAAGAAGATAATGCTGACAAGAAAGGTCTCCCCAAAGACGGTATCAAACTCTCTGCAGAAAATGGACGTGTTCATAGATTTGCATCCAACACAAGCTATCTCGATGAATCGAATGAGGATAACACTGACCCTGCCGATTCATATAGCGATCGCTGTCAAGACTTCCGAGATAAACCAAAGGGCCACACGGGAAGTACAATACTCAAAGATTTACATGTTGATATGGTGAACGGAAAAGGGATGGAGCTTCTAGAGATTGATCAGGATGAAGGGAGTTTAAAAGAGATTCCTCATTTTTCAGAAGTCAAATCAGGTAGGAAACACAGTTTTTTGAAAGGTGATACTCTTAATTCGAATAAGGTACTTGGATTGCAGGGATCAAGCATCACCAATGGTAAATCAAAGCATGCTAACAGAAGTGGACTTCCTGGTAACAGCCAGAATCTAGAGAAGTCTGCAAAACAGCATGTTTCGGAAGATGCTCGGTCTAATGGTAAAGGTAATAAACCAATGAATGGATCTCCTGACAGGAAAAATGAAGGGAAGTCTAGAATAGAGACACTTGAGGAAGAACTAAGGGAAGCGGCAGTTGTCGAGGTTAGCCTTTATTCGGTAGTGGCTGAGCATGGCAGTTCTGCACACAAGGTCCATGCTCCTGCTCGGCGCCTTTCTCGATTTTATGTTCATGCTTGCAGAGCAAAATCCCGAGCTAAACAGGCAGGTGCTGCAAGAGCTGCTGTCTCAGGTTTAGTTTTGGTTTCAAAAGCTTGCGGAAATGATGTTCCGAG GTTAACTTTTTGGTTGTCGAATTCAGTCATGTTGAGAGCAATTGTTAGCCAGGCTGCGGGAGGAAGGAGAGAAGATGATAGACCATATGCGGAGAGCAATATGGGCAAAACTAGTTTAAATGGAAGATCCTTGAAAAAAGGGAATGAGGTTTCTTTCAATAAAGGTGTCAACGATAGTCTAACAGAAGAACTCAGTGACTGGGAAGATATTGAAACCTTTATGCTTGCACTGGAACAAGTTGAAGCTTGGATTTTCTCCCGCATTGTGGAATCTGTGTGGTGGCAG ACTTTGACTCCACACATGCAAAATACAGCTGCAAACTCGGGCGGCAGATCAATGAGCTCAAGTGTTAAGAAAACCTATGGACGCAGGTCTAGTTTAGGGGATCAAGAGCAAGGTAATTTCTCCATTGAGCTCTGGAAGAAGGCTTTCAAAGATGCCTGTGAAAGGCTTTGCCCAGTTAGGGCAGGAGGACATGAGTGTGGCTGCTTGCCATTGCCGGCTAGATTG GTAATGGAACAGTTGGTGAGTAGATTGGATGTGGCTATGTTCAATGCAATCCTCCGTGAATCAGCTGAAGAAATGCCAACAGATCCAGTATCAGATCCCATTTTTGATTCTAAGGTCCTCCCAATCCCTGCAGGGAAATCAAGCTTTGGCGCTGGTGCTCAACTAAAAAATGCT ATTGGGGACTGGTCTAGATGGCTATCTACTCTCTTTGGAATTGAGGAAAATGATGCCTCAGGTGATAATGAAGACAAGGCACCAGGTCCCGCCAAGCCTTTCCGTCTGCTCAATGCTCTAAGTGATCTAATGATGCTTCCCTTTGAAATGCTCGCCGATCCTCAAACTAGGAAAGAG GTTTGTCCTATACTTGGTCCTACTTTGATCAGTAGGGTGCTCAGTGGTTTTGTTCCAGATGAATTCTGTCCAACCCCTGTTCCCCCGGAGGTCCTTAGGGCACTGGATTCTGAG GATGCTGAGGATACTCCTGAAGAATCTATCTCGACTGTCCCGTTCACTGCATCACCCACTACATATTTACCTCCTTCAGTAAGGTCCATTAAAACCTTTCTGGGAGAGACTGGAAACCAATCCTTTCAAAGAAGCAGTTCATCAGTACTTAAGAAATCATACACCAGTGAtgatgagcttgatgaattggACTCGCCCTTGAGTTCAATCGTAGCTGATAGATTCCGGGGTTCTCCTAATCTAGCAAAGATCAACTTGATCGCCAAGGGGAGGGGTGATCGGAAAGTTGTTAGATATCAGCTGCTCCGACAAGTGTGGAGAGCTGAAGAACAGTAA
- the LOC101265024 gene encoding uncharacterized protein isoform X2 — translation MVLGLRLKHKKGASVQVEYVIQVDEIKPWPPSQSLKSVQSVLLQWENDGQNSGSVVSTVGDGTIEFKDSFTLSLTLCREKKAHDKFQKNFLDFYLYELRKDKTTRGQLLGTSVINLADFGLIEEVVSIYTPVSCKKSSKSSEQPALFVSIHPTERGSSSSSQIGVSREGDGQESVADSVNGRNEDDDEIASFTDDDESSHSSQNVAEAARFSPSQQGKVAHEFITDNVLRDNPERDILLGMDSAAMLMDSTSRSSRNVAPGLSSSISLNRENYVSNTTSLSKFSERSMTSIQKKSASQVAGSSSSLQSYGNKNVKASTSVTALEQQSLMYDVQEDNADKKGLPKDGIKLSAENGRVHRFASNTSYLDESNEDNTDPADSYSDRCQDFRDKPKGHTGSTILKDLHVDMVNGKGMELLEIDQDEGSLKEIPHFSEVKSGRKHSFLKGDTLNSNKVLGLQGSSITNGKSKHANRSGLPGNSQNLEKSAKQHVSEDARSNGKGNKPMNGSPDRKNEGKSRIETLEEELREAAVVEVSLYSVVAEHGSSAHKVHAPARRLSRFYVHACRAKSRAKQAGAARAAVSGLVLVSKACGNDVPRLTFWLSNSVMLRAIVSQAAGGRREDDRPYAESNMGKTSLNGRSLKKGNEVSFNKGVNDSLTEELSDWEDIETFMLALEQVEAWIFSRIVESVWWQTLTPHMQNTAANSGGRSMSSSVKKTYGRRSSLGDQEQGNFSIELWKKAFKDACERLCPVRAGGHECGCLPLPARLIGDWSRWLSTLFGIEENDASGDNEDKAPGPAKPFRLLNALSDLMMLPFEMLADPQTRKEVCPILGPTLISRVLSGFVPDEFCPTPVPPEVLRALDSEDAEDTPEESISTVPFTASPTTYLPPSVRSIKTFLGETGNQSFQRSSSSVLKKSYTSDDELDELDSPLSSIVADRFRGSPNLAKINLIAKGRGDRKVVRYQLLRQVWRAEEQ, via the exons ATGGTTCTTGGTCTGAGGTTAAAGCACAAAAAGGGTGCTTCTGTTCAGGTGGAGTATGTTATTCAGGTAGATGAGATTAAGCCTTGGCCTCCATCACAGTCCCTTAAGTCTGTTCAATCTGTATTGCTTCAATGGGAAAATGATGGTCAGAACTCTGGTTCTGTTGTGTCTACTGTTGGGGATGGTACCATTGAATTCAAGGACTCTTTTACCCTTTCGTTAACTTTGTGTCGCGAAAAGAAGGCACATGACAAGTTCCAGAAGAATTTTTTGGACTTCTATTTATATGAGCTTCGTAAGGATAAGACGACGAGAGGACAACTCTTGGGGACATCAGTAATAAATCTTGCAGATTTTGGACTGATTGAGGAGGTTGTGTCTATTTACACTCCAGTCAGCTGCAAGAAGAGTTCTAAGAGCTCTGAGCAACCAGCTCTGTTTGTTAGCATACATCCTACTGAGAGGGGTAGCTCAAGTTCATCACAAATTGGTGTATCCAGAGAAGGGGATGGACAAGAATCCGTTGCAGATTCAGTGAATGGAAGaaatgaggatgatgatgagatTGCATCTTTCACTGATGATGATGAATCGTCACATTCATCGCAAAATGTTGCTGAGGCTGCAAGGTTTTCACCATCTCAGCAAGGAAAG GTTGCACATGAATTCATAACTGATAACGTGCTGAGGGACAATCCAGAACGTGATATACTTTTGGGAATGGACTCTGCAGCAATGCTCATGGATTCTACAAGTAGAAGTTCTAGAAATGTGGCTCCAGGGTTGTCAAGTagtatatctttaaacagagaAAATTATGTGAGTAACACCACTTCTTTGTCTAAATTTTCTGAAAGAAGTATGACATCAATACAGAAGAagtctgcttcccaagtagcagGATCCTCTTCCTCATTACAAAGTTATGGAAATAAAAACGTGAAGGCAAGCACCTCTGTGACAGCCCTCGAGCAGCAAAGTCTGATGTATGATGTTCAAGAAGATAATGCTGACAAGAAAGGTCTCCCCAAAGACGGTATCAAACTCTCTGCAGAAAATGGACGTGTTCATAGATTTGCATCCAACACAAGCTATCTCGATGAATCGAATGAGGATAACACTGACCCTGCCGATTCATATAGCGATCGCTGTCAAGACTTCCGAGATAAACCAAAGGGCCACACGGGAAGTACAATACTCAAAGATTTACATGTTGATATGGTGAACGGAAAAGGGATGGAGCTTCTAGAGATTGATCAGGATGAAGGGAGTTTAAAAGAGATTCCTCATTTTTCAGAAGTCAAATCAGGTAGGAAACACAGTTTTTTGAAAGGTGATACTCTTAATTCGAATAAGGTACTTGGATTGCAGGGATCAAGCATCACCAATGGTAAATCAAAGCATGCTAACAGAAGTGGACTTCCTGGTAACAGCCAGAATCTAGAGAAGTCTGCAAAACAGCATGTTTCGGAAGATGCTCGGTCTAATGGTAAAGGTAATAAACCAATGAATGGATCTCCTGACAGGAAAAATGAAGGGAAGTCTAGAATAGAGACACTTGAGGAAGAACTAAGGGAAGCGGCAGTTGTCGAGGTTAGCCTTTATTCGGTAGTGGCTGAGCATGGCAGTTCTGCACACAAGGTCCATGCTCCTGCTCGGCGCCTTTCTCGATTTTATGTTCATGCTTGCAGAGCAAAATCCCGAGCTAAACAGGCAGGTGCTGCAAGAGCTGCTGTCTCAGGTTTAGTTTTGGTTTCAAAAGCTTGCGGAAATGATGTTCCGAG GTTAACTTTTTGGTTGTCGAATTCAGTCATGTTGAGAGCAATTGTTAGCCAGGCTGCGGGAGGAAGGAGAGAAGATGATAGACCATATGCGGAGAGCAATATGGGCAAAACTAGTTTAAATGGAAGATCCTTGAAAAAAGGGAATGAGGTTTCTTTCAATAAAGGTGTCAACGATAGTCTAACAGAAGAACTCAGTGACTGGGAAGATATTGAAACCTTTATGCTTGCACTGGAACAAGTTGAAGCTTGGATTTTCTCCCGCATTGTGGAATCTGTGTGGTGGCAG ACTTTGACTCCACACATGCAAAATACAGCTGCAAACTCGGGCGGCAGATCAATGAGCTCAAGTGTTAAGAAAACCTATGGACGCAGGTCTAGTTTAGGGGATCAAGAGCAAGGTAATTTCTCCATTGAGCTCTGGAAGAAGGCTTTCAAAGATGCCTGTGAAAGGCTTTGCCCAGTTAGGGCAGGAGGACATGAGTGTGGCTGCTTGCCATTGCCGGCTAGATTG ATTGGGGACTGGTCTAGATGGCTATCTACTCTCTTTGGAATTGAGGAAAATGATGCCTCAGGTGATAATGAAGACAAGGCACCAGGTCCCGCCAAGCCTTTCCGTCTGCTCAATGCTCTAAGTGATCTAATGATGCTTCCCTTTGAAATGCTCGCCGATCCTCAAACTAGGAAAGAG GTTTGTCCTATACTTGGTCCTACTTTGATCAGTAGGGTGCTCAGTGGTTTTGTTCCAGATGAATTCTGTCCAACCCCTGTTCCCCCGGAGGTCCTTAGGGCACTGGATTCTGAG GATGCTGAGGATACTCCTGAAGAATCTATCTCGACTGTCCCGTTCACTGCATCACCCACTACATATTTACCTCCTTCAGTAAGGTCCATTAAAACCTTTCTGGGAGAGACTGGAAACCAATCCTTTCAAAGAAGCAGTTCATCAGTACTTAAGAAATCATACACCAGTGAtgatgagcttgatgaattggACTCGCCCTTGAGTTCAATCGTAGCTGATAGATTCCGGGGTTCTCCTAATCTAGCAAAGATCAACTTGATCGCCAAGGGGAGGGGTGATCGGAAAGTTGTTAGATATCAGCTGCTCCGACAAGTGTGGAGAGCTGAAGAACAGTAA
- the LOC101265639 gene encoding AAA-ATPase At3g50940-like has translation MFSLSKMPSTTSVLSAYTTLTASAVLVRTLVSEVKNMTNQLIPKNLQDKILSKVGIFIGNISPQITLIIEENNGITPNEIFEASKLYLGTIVSSSAQRVKISKAEKEKKFAVNISKDEKIIDIFEGVELIWELKVVESQKTSCDDGYFSLDKVEKTWYELSFIKSYKEMVMKTYLPFVLERSKAIKEENKVIKLSPLGIYVEESVNLDHPSTFDTIAMDPEEKNKVIDDLERFVRRKDYYRRVGKAWKRGYLLYGPPGTGKSSLIAAMANYLKFDVYDLELSSMRGNADFRRMLVSTNNRSIIVIEDIDCTIQLHNRDDGAQNFNDSESQVTLSGLLNFIDGLWSSCGDERIIVFTTNFKERLDPALIRPGRMDMHIHMSYCTPSGFKILASNYLGLEKHYKFREIEELITEVNVTPAEIAEELMKSDEADIALDGLIKFINKKKEDRKDKIIVENEVDEIIDEAKKTRKHKGKSRRGGRNKRKIY, from the exons atgttttcccTTTCAAAAATGCCTTCAACAACATCAGTTCTATCAGCATATACAACTTTAACTGCTTCAGCAGTTCTAGTTAGAACTTTAGTCTCTGAGGTTAAAAACATGACAAACCAACTTATACCCAAAAATCTCCAAGACAAAATATTGTCTAAAGTTGGAATCTTTATAGGAAATATTTCTCCCCAAATTACCCTCATCATTGAAGAAAACAATGGTATCACtccaaatgaaatatttgaagcCTCTAAACTATACTTAGGGACTATAGTGTCCTCTTCAGCACAAAGAGTCAAAATCTCTAAagcagagaaagaaaagaaatttgcTGTCAACATTAGCAAAGATGAGAAAATCATTGATATATTTGAAGGAGTTGAACTTATTTGGGAGTTGAAAGTTGTGGAGAGTCAAAAGACAAGTTGTGATGATGGTTATTTTTCTTTAGATAAAGTTGAAAAAACATGGTATGAACTTAGTTTTATTAAGAGTTACAAAGAAATGGTGATGAAAACTTATTTGCCATTTGTTCTTGAAAGATCAAAAGCTATAAAGGAGGAAAACAAGGTGATAAAACTTTCTCCACTTGGTATTTATGTTGAAGAAAGTGTGAATCTTGATCATCCATCGACGTTTGATACAATAGCAATGGATCCTGAAGAGAAGAACAAAGTTATAGACGATTTAGAACGATTTGTTAGGAGAAAAGATTACTACAGAAGAGTTGGCAAGGCATGGAAAAGGGGATATTTGTTGTATGGACCACCAGGAACAGGCAAGTCTAGCTTGATTGCAGCTATGGCTAATTACttgaagtttgatgtatatgatTTGGAACTTTCAAGCATGCGTGGTAACGCTGATTTCAGAAGAATGTTAGTCTCTACCAACAACAGATCAATAATTGTTATTGAAGACATTGATTGCACCATTCAACTACACAATCGAGATGATGGTGCACAGAATTTCAATGATAGTGAAAGTCAG GTTACACTTTCTGGATTGCTGAACTTCATTGATGGACTATGGTCGAGTTGTGGAGATGAAAGAATAATTGTGTTCACTACCAACTTTAAAGAAAGACTAGACCCTGCATTGATAAGGCCAGGAAGAATGGACATGCACATTCACATGTCCTATTGCACTCCTAGTGGATTCAAGATCCTTGCTTCAAACTACCTTGGCCTTGAAAAACACTACAAATTCCGTGAAATAGAAGAGCTTATAACTGAAGTGAATGTGACACCAGCAGAGATTGCAGAAGAGCTAATGAAAAGTGATGAAGCAGACATTGCACTTGATGGACTAATTAAGTTTATcaacaagaagaaagaagatCGCAAAGACAAAATCATTGTAGAAAATGAAGTTGATGAGATAATAGATGAAGCCAAAAAGACGAGAAAACATAAGGGGAAATCAAGGAGAGGAGGAAGAAACAAGCGTAAAATTTACtaa
- the LOC101265333 gene encoding U-box domain-containing protein 45 produces MLMMENSEVEENLLSIGEPKLHGGMCKSLSAVYAKVLGIFPELEAARPRSTSGIQALCALHIALEKTKTVLQHCAECSKLYLAITGDSIVLKFERARCALEDSLKRVEDIVPQSIGCQISEVLNELQGIEFSLDLAEKQIGDEIITLLQQGRKFNGSDNNELESFHQAASKLGITSSRAALRERRALKKLVERARAEEDKRKESIVAFLLHLIRKYSKLFRSDLSDDNDSQGSTPCSPTVQGSFEYGIGAGGNIHAFDRQLSKLSSFNFKPNFRRTDQTPVPPEELRCPISLQLMYNPVIIASGQSYEKICIEKWFSDGHNTCPKTQQELPHLGLTPNYCVKGLVASWCEQYGVPIPDGPPDSLDLNYWRLALSESECTNSKSTGSIVSCKFKGVKVVPLEDSGIIEEAEGTEVDESVQEDELQDNSLERYDDFLAILNEGEDYRKKCKVVEQIRHLLKDDEEIRIYMGANGFIEALLGFLECAIQTRNEIAQEIGTMALFNLGVNNNRNKELMLAAGVLPLLGRMVATSSAISAATALYLNLSCLEEAKPIIGSGEAIPFLIGVLQRETDTQCKLDALHALFNLSSNPTNTPHLLSAGILDGLKTLMSYTDDHTTEKCIAVLINLSLSKSARDEIVSSPGLISSLATVLDVGEPLEQEQAAACMLILCNGNEKCSQMVLQEGVIPSLVSVSVNGTMRGKQKAQKLLMLFREQRQREPSPVQTQPRTENTETLDMPSEDSKPLCKSTSRKKLGKAWNFMWKTKSFSVYQC; encoded by the exons ATGTTGATGATGGAGAATAGTGAGGTTGAGGAGAACTTGTTATCTATCGGTGAGCCTAAG TTACATGGAGGAATGTGCAAGAGCTTATCGGCTGTATATGCAAAAGTGCTGGGAATATTTCCTGAACTAGAAGCTGCAAGACCAAGAAGCACATCTGGTATTCAAGCATTGTGTGCTTTGCATATAGCCCTTGAGAAAACAAAGACTGTTCTTCAACATTGTGCTGAATGCAGTAAACTTTACCTG GCCATAACAGGTGACTCTATAGTTCTGAAATTTGAGAGAGCAAGATGTGCTCTTGAAGATAGTCTAAAGCGTGTTGAAGATATAGTACCACAAAGTATTGGCTGTCAG ATCTCTGAAGTTCTGAATGAACTTCAAGGGATTGAGTTCTCACTTGATCTGGCGGAGAAGCAAATTGGTGATGAGATAATTACATTGCTTCAGCAGGGAAGAAAATTCAATGGTAGTGACAACAATGAACTTGAGTCTTTTCACCAAGCTGCCTCAAAACTCGGTATAACTTCTTCCAGAGCTGCTCTTAGAGAAAGAAGGGCTCTGAAAAAGCTTGTTGAACGAGCCAGAGCAGAAGAGGATAAACGGAAAGAGTCAATTGTTGCTTTTCTTTTGCATCTCATTAGAAAATACTCAAAGTTGTTTAGATCTGACTTGTCAGATGACAATGATTCACAGGGTTCAACACCTTGTTCACCCACGGTTCAGGGATCCTTTGAGTATGGTATTGGAGCTGGAGGCAATATTCATGCTTTTGACCGGCAACTTTCAAAGCTTAGCTCTTTTAATTTCAAACCCAACTTTAGGAGAACAGACCAGACGCCTGTTCCTCCTGAAGAGCTGAGGTGTCCTATCTCATTACAGTTGATGTATAACCCTGTGATAATTGCTTCTGGGCAATCATATGAAAAGATTTGCATTGAGAAGTGGTTCAGCGATGGGCATAACACATGCCCAAAGACTCAGCAGGAGCTCCCTCATCTTGGTTTAACTCCTAATTATTGTGTGAAGGGTCTGGTTGCTAGTTGGTGCGAACAGTATGGGGTTCCGATTCCGGATGGCCCACCTGACTCCCTTGATCTCAATTACTGGAGACTGGCTTTGTCTGAAAGTGAGTGCACGAATTCCAAATCTACGGGAAGTATCGTTTCTTGCAAGTTCAAAGGTGTCAAGGTGGTTCCTTTGGAAGATAGTGGTATTATTGAGGAGGCCGAAGGGACTGAAGTAGATGAATCTGTCCAGGAAGATGAGCTTCAAGACAATTCTCTTGAAAGATACGATGACTTCTTAGCCATCTTAAATGAAGGGGAAGATTACAGGAAAAAGTGCAAAGTGGTAGAACAGATAAGGCATCTGCTAAAGGATGATGAAGAAATCAGGATTTATATGGGAGCAAATGGCTTTATTGAAGCACTACTAGGGTTTTTGGAGTGTGCTATACAAACCAGGAATGAGATTGCTCAAGAAATCGGAACCATGGCCCTCTTCAACCTTGGAGTAAATAATAACAG GAACAAGGAGTTGATGCTGGCGGCGGGTGTTCTTCCTTTGCTGGGAAGAATGGTTGCTACTTCCAGTGCAATCAGTGCAGCGACAGCTCTTTACCTGAATCTTTCGTGCCTTGAGGAAGCCAAGCCCATTATTGGTTCTGGTGAAGCCATTCCATTCTTGATCGGAGTCCTACAGCGTGAGACCGATACTCAATGTAAGCTGGATGCCCTCCATGCACTATTTAATCTCTCCAGTAATCCAACAAATACTCCACACCTTCTGTCAGCTGGCATTCTGGATGGACTGAAAACTCTTATGTCATATACGGATGACCATACGACAGAAAAATGCATAGCGGTTCTTATAAACCTATCTCTAAGTAAATCTGCAAGGGATGAAATTGTGTCATCTCCTGGTCTTATCAGTAGTCTTGCAACGGTTTTGGACGTTGGGGAGCCTTTAGAACAGGAGCAAGCTGCAGCTTGTATGTTGATATTATGCAATGGAAATGAGAAGTGCAGCCAAATGGTCCTTCAAGAAGGAGTGATACCTTCATTGGTGTCGGTATCAGTAAATGGGACTATGAGAGGAAAGCAAAAAGCTCAGAAGCTTTTGATGTTGTTTCGTGAACAGAGACAGAGAGAACCCTCACCAGTTCAAACTCAACCGCGGACTGAAAACACCGAGACATTGGACATGCCTTCTGAAGATTCCAAGCCATTGTGCAAGTCAACCTCGCGGAAAAAATTGGGCAAGGCATGGAACTTCATGTGGAAGACCAAGAGTTTTTCTGTATACCAGTGTTAA